A single window of Caldimicrobium thiodismutans DNA harbors:
- the sbtA gene encoding SbtA family thio(seleno)oxazole RiPP natural product precursor has protein sequence MNKENLKSTLKGVSISALLTLALSIGTPSVSLSQQGSSGUGGSPKKGGGSAPAKEQPAKNATDNETKKDTKKPKGKSG, from the coding sequence ATGAATAAAGAAAACCTTAAATCAACTCTAAAAGGTGTGAGTATTTCTGCCCTTTTAACCCTGGCCTTGAGTATTGGAACTCCTTCTGTTAGCCTTTCTCAACAGGGTAGCTCTGGTTGAGGCGGAAGTCCTAAGAAGGGCGGTGGATCTGCCCCTGCAAAGGAACAGCCTGCTAAAAATGCAACTGATAACGAAACTAAAAAGGACACTAAAAAGCCCAAGGGTAAAAGTGGCTGA